In Pelomonas sp. SE-A7, one genomic interval encodes:
- a CDS encoding type II secretion system protein GspK, producing the protein MSRRRAARGAAARQQGYVLLMVVAALAVVAFVAMRFSLRIDELRRGAVGFDEYASARTKALSAQAATLYWMATRPMMADGRGDESAALRMDGRNYSLGYGAWVSVQDMRGLLSVNSADRAVLGNLLILDGVEPLQSQAWIDVLDDYLDTDDLRRLNGAEREDYRRQSLPAPRNDWLMTLRELEHLPLWRDDPERLARMSRWLSVSPSNQFNPATAPAEVLKAVMVGASPAQIDLLLALRKGGLLTSGAAAAHATGLALDREDYWFAPGWDSRITVWAPGLPRALEYNARLTPAGRTGPWTILEQHSTPRLSPSNEPTAAPTFPLPLVASEPSFPTSAAASRSP; encoded by the coding sequence ATGAGTCGAAGGCGAGCAGCGCGCGGCGCGGCCGCTCGGCAGCAAGGCTATGTGCTGTTGATGGTCGTCGCCGCGCTGGCGGTGGTGGCCTTTGTCGCCATGCGATTCTCGCTGCGCATCGATGAACTGCGTCGAGGGGCCGTGGGCTTTGACGAATACGCATCCGCACGAACCAAGGCGCTGAGTGCGCAGGCGGCGACGCTCTACTGGATGGCGACGCGTCCCATGATGGCCGATGGCCGGGGCGACGAATCGGCTGCGCTGCGCATGGACGGACGCAACTATTCACTAGGCTACGGCGCCTGGGTGTCGGTGCAGGACATGCGCGGTTTGCTCTCGGTAAATTCAGCGGATCGCGCCGTGCTCGGCAATCTGCTGATACTGGATGGAGTCGAGCCGCTGCAATCGCAAGCCTGGATCGATGTACTGGACGACTACCTCGATACCGACGATCTGCGACGACTCAATGGCGCTGAACGCGAGGACTATCGGCGCCAGTCTTTGCCCGCACCTCGCAACGACTGGTTGATGACACTGCGTGAGCTCGAGCACTTGCCGCTATGGCGCGACGACCCTGAACGACTGGCACGCATGAGCCGCTGGTTGAGCGTCAGCCCCAGCAACCAGTTCAACCCGGCCACCGCACCCGCTGAAGTGCTCAAGGCGGTCATGGTCGGAGCAAGTCCGGCCCAGATCGATCTGCTGCTTGCGCTGCGCAAGGGCGGACTGCTGACATCGGGGGCTGCGGCCGCCCACGCGACCGGTCTGGCGCTGGACCGCGAAGACTACTGGTTTGCACCGGGCTGGGACTCGCGCATCACGGTCTGGGCACCCGGTTTGCCCAGGGCGCTTGAGTACAATGCGCGCCTTACCCCGGCCGGTCGGACCGGGCCGTGGACCATCCTTGAGCAGCATTCAACGCCCCGACTCAGTCCAAGCAATGAGCCCACCGCTGCGCCTACCTTTCCGCTTCCCTTGGTCGCAAGCGAACCATCCTTCCCGACAAGCGCAGCTGCTTCGCGATCACCTTGA
- a CDS encoding type II secretion system protein produces MSTCSRSKHRASHESALRGFTLVEMLVSMVIVAMISAMLWQAMQLVMRVELMLQGATAESQLNMVRREWVRGLIEGALPEQLNLEKPQFQGDATELRLASGEALDLPGVAGGRIRLRLVHLPAERRNELQMSSLESEVESSLAQAQPAVVLLRWQGPAATFKYLGDDGQWLEQWPVALPAAGAMVPHLPRAVLMNLGAATGGPLLASIGSDEAPRMRRLDWERQ; encoded by the coding sequence ATGAGCACGTGCTCCCGATCCAAACATCGCGCCAGTCACGAATCAGCGCTGCGCGGCTTTACGCTGGTCGAGATGCTGGTGAGCATGGTCATCGTTGCCATGATCAGCGCCATGCTCTGGCAAGCCATGCAACTGGTGATGCGGGTCGAGCTGATGCTGCAAGGCGCTACGGCTGAGTCGCAGCTCAACATGGTCCGCCGTGAATGGGTCCGCGGCTTGATAGAGGGCGCACTTCCCGAGCAACTTAACCTTGAGAAGCCGCAGTTCCAGGGGGATGCGACGGAGCTGCGCCTTGCCAGTGGCGAGGCCCTGGATCTGCCCGGAGTGGCTGGGGGCCGTATCAGGCTTCGATTGGTGCACTTGCCAGCCGAGCGCCGCAATGAACTGCAGATGTCGTCCTTGGAGTCGGAGGTCGAATCGTCGCTGGCGCAAGCTCAGCCGGCCGTGGTGCTGCTTCGATGGCAAGGACCAGCCGCGACATTCAAATATCTTGGGGATGATGGCCAGTGGCTCGAGCAGTGGCCCGTCGCGCTGCCGGCTGCTGGCGCGATGGTGCCGCACCTGCCACGTGCCGTTCTGATGAACTTGGGTGCGGCAACCGGCGGACCCTTGCTCGCGTCCATCGGCAGCGACGAGGCGCCGCGCATGCGACGCCTCGATTGGGAGCGCCAATGA
- a CDS encoding type II secretion system protein produces MKLATRKLSADRTSSGLVKGFGLLEAIVALVVLATSGLLLFTWINQNLNGAARLKDAEARAQLQLEAQGWVGRFNPAIESAGEREVAGMKLAWRSTLVEPMRDEFNYGANIVPRWQLGLYRLDVKASRLDGSVHAEWQQVVAGWRAKPGFSESKEGAGR; encoded by the coding sequence TTGAAGCTCGCGACGCGCAAGTTGTCCGCTGACCGCACGTCCAGCGGCCTCGTCAAGGGCTTTGGTCTCCTGGAGGCCATCGTTGCTCTGGTGGTGCTGGCCACTTCAGGCCTGTTGCTGTTCACCTGGATCAACCAGAACTTGAATGGCGCCGCGCGCCTCAAGGATGCCGAGGCCAGAGCCCAGCTGCAACTGGAAGCGCAGGGATGGGTGGGTCGATTCAACCCTGCCATCGAATCGGCCGGCGAGCGAGAGGTCGCCGGGATGAAGTTGGCTTGGCGCAGCACTTTGGTCGAGCCTATGCGCGACGAGTTCAACTATGGCGCCAACATCGTTCCTCGATGGCAGCTGGGCCTCTACAGGCTGGACGTCAAGGCCAGTCGGCTTGATGGCAGTGTCCACGCCGAATGGCAACAGGTGGTCGCAGGCTGGCGCGCCAAGCCTGGGTTCAGTGAGTCCAAAGAGGGGGCGGGCCGATGA
- a CDS encoding type II secretion system protein has product MSSRGPGSGFTLLEMLVVLALFALAAGIVAPQAGRWLEAAQARGWRADLRARLEAQPIRAFLAGQAISLDAQQLRAELPGAPQGLRLALKRPLRYSASGAAEGGELELIEGGRRERWLIRPVSGEVQELLR; this is encoded by the coding sequence GTGAGCTCAAGAGGGCCCGGCAGCGGATTTACGCTGCTTGAAATGCTGGTGGTGTTGGCGTTGTTCGCGTTGGCCGCAGGCATCGTCGCTCCGCAGGCCGGTCGATGGCTCGAAGCCGCACAAGCGCGTGGTTGGCGAGCAGACCTCCGGGCTCGCCTTGAAGCTCAGCCGATTCGGGCGTTTCTTGCCGGTCAGGCCATCAGTCTGGATGCTCAGCAGTTGCGGGCCGAGTTGCCGGGAGCGCCTCAAGGCCTGCGCCTTGCCTTGAAACGACCCCTGAGGTACAGCGCGAGTGGTGCCGCCGAAGGTGGCGAGCTTGAGTTGATCGAAGGCGGCCGGCGCGAGCGTTGGCTGATCAGGCCGGTGAGCGGCGAAGTCCAGGAGCTGCTCCGTTGA
- the gspG gene encoding type II secretion system major pseudopilin GspG: protein MPKLESSLSRQRGAGFTLLEMLVVLVIIGLIAGLVVPRVTRGLDKSQVTAATAQIKILRGAVESLRLDIGRYPSNDEGLSMVFKAPSDPVLAGRWRGPYLDEGVPLDPWGKPYQYAVPGRDGLPFALYSFGSDGKPGGEGDAADIGSLPPQ from the coding sequence ATGCCCAAACTCGAATCGAGCTTGTCCCGCCAACGAGGCGCTGGCTTCACGCTGTTGGAGATGTTGGTGGTGCTGGTCATCATCGGCCTGATCGCCGGTCTGGTCGTGCCGCGGGTCACCCGTGGCCTGGACAAGTCCCAAGTTACCGCTGCCACGGCTCAGATCAAGATCCTTCGCGGAGCGGTCGAGAGTCTGCGTCTGGACATCGGGCGCTACCCCAGCAACGACGAGGGCCTCTCGATGGTGTTCAAGGCCCCGAGTGACCCTGTTCTGGCTGGCCGTTGGCGTGGTCCGTATCTGGATGAGGGAGTTCCCCTGGATCCCTGGGGCAAGCCTTACCAATATGCCGTGCCCGGCCGCGACGGCTTGCCCTTTGCGTTGTATTCGTTCGGCTCGGATGGCAAGCCCGGTGGCGAAGGAGATGCTGCCGACATTGGCAGCCTGCCGCCACAGTGA
- a CDS encoding FAD/NAD(P)-binding protein — MDFLIVGGGFVGAAMACHLLKRAPSGASITLVNASGPLGRGLAYGTSSPGHLLNVPAARMSWDERQPDDFVTWLRQSHPEYGGNGFVPRRLYGDYLAARLEQQRMSRDDIAWSHQIAHVDTLAPDTQGGWRASLSNGASLQASRVLLALGNFAPSCPHSGLLGLPSDRYVADPWHGKALDGLGIDAPVAIVGSGLTMLDVLASLDSRGHRGPVLVLSRRGLCPQSHRRNELPPPSWHPQPGWLDRPRSLLDLARRVRLATQQAQANGHDWRDVWVALRPHTPDLWRRLSAREQAQFLRHLQAHWDVHRHRASPEAMTPLLQAQTEGRLQQRAGRIISVEATTSGATVLWQARGSGALNQFEAVRIFNCTGPSSRIADDRSTLFGNLLAAGRLQICPLDLGIHVDARYRLLDAQGRPQPGLLYAGPMLRAQHWEATAVPELRQHALAAVEQALQANA, encoded by the coding sequence ATGGATTTCCTGATTGTTGGCGGTGGCTTCGTAGGCGCCGCGATGGCGTGCCACCTGCTGAAACGGGCACCAAGCGGCGCCAGCATCACTTTGGTGAATGCAAGCGGCCCGTTAGGGCGCGGATTGGCCTATGGCACCAGTTCACCTGGGCACCTACTCAACGTGCCGGCGGCACGCATGTCGTGGGATGAACGACAGCCAGATGACTTTGTCACCTGGCTTCGGCAGTCGCATCCCGAGTACGGCGGCAACGGCTTCGTGCCGCGCAGACTCTATGGGGACTATTTGGCTGCACGCTTGGAGCAGCAGCGGATGTCGCGCGACGACATTGCGTGGTCACATCAAATTGCTCACGTTGATACCCTGGCGCCGGATACACAAGGGGGATGGCGCGCGTCACTGTCAAATGGTGCGTCACTTCAGGCCTCGCGCGTCCTGTTGGCTCTTGGGAACTTTGCACCAAGTTGCCCACACTCCGGACTCTTGGGCCTGCCTTCGGATCGATATGTAGCGGACCCTTGGCACGGAAAAGCCCTGGATGGGCTCGGCATCGACGCCCCGGTCGCCATCGTGGGCAGCGGCTTGACCATGCTGGACGTGCTTGCGTCGCTGGACAGCCGCGGCCATCGAGGGCCGGTTTTGGTGCTGTCACGGCGGGGGTTGTGTCCCCAGTCACATCGTCGCAATGAGTTGCCCCCACCGTCTTGGCACCCGCAGCCCGGCTGGCTGGACCGGCCGCGCTCCTTGCTTGACCTGGCGCGGCGCGTCCGATTGGCGACACAGCAGGCTCAGGCCAACGGTCATGACTGGCGTGACGTCTGGGTCGCCCTGCGGCCTCACACGCCCGACCTATGGCGCCGCCTGTCGGCACGAGAACAGGCCCAGTTTCTGCGTCACCTCCAGGCCCATTGGGATGTACATCGGCACCGCGCTTCACCGGAGGCGATGACTCCGCTTCTCCAGGCCCAGACCGAAGGTCGGCTGCAACAGCGGGCGGGTCGCATCATCAGCGTCGAGGCCACCACAAGCGGCGCGACCGTTCTGTGGCAAGCCAGAGGATCCGGCGCGTTGAATCAATTCGAGGCCGTCCGGATTTTCAATTGCACCGGGCCCTCGAGCCGCATCGCTGACGATCGTTCCACGCTGTTTGGCAATCTGCTGGCTGCCGGACGCCTTCAGATTTGCCCGCTTGATCTGGGCATCCATGTCGACGCCAGGTACCGGCTGCTGGATGCCCAGGGCCGCCCACAACCAGGTCTGCTGTACGCAGGTCCGATGTTGCGGGCTCAACATTGGGAGGCCACGGCCGTCCCGGAGTTGCGGCAACATGCACTGGCTGCCGTGGAGCAAGCGCTCCAGGCGAATGCCTAG
- the cysC gene encoding adenylyl-sulfate kinase: MSPRKLTVWLTGLSGSGKSTLARELLAQRLFAGEQVAVLDGDVLRAGLCKDLGFSTADRHENIRRVAEVARLMNDAGVTVICALISPLRADRQMARQIIGREAFVEVHVAASLEACERRDPKGLYKKARAGQIPMFTGIDSPYEEPESPDLVLDTDEQTLGDSVLRLLAVVQGRRSA, encoded by the coding sequence ATGAGTCCACGCAAACTGACGGTCTGGCTGACCGGCCTGTCGGGCTCCGGCAAGTCGACGCTGGCGCGTGAACTGCTGGCCCAGCGCCTGTTTGCCGGCGAGCAGGTCGCAGTCTTGGACGGCGACGTATTGCGGGCGGGCCTTTGCAAGGACCTGGGGTTCTCCACCGCGGATCGCCACGAGAACATCCGCCGCGTGGCGGAGGTGGCACGGCTGATGAACGATGCCGGTGTGACGGTGATCTGCGCCCTGATATCGCCACTGCGGGCGGATCGGCAGATGGCCCGGCAGATCATTGGCCGGGAGGCATTCGTCGAGGTGCATGTGGCCGCATCGCTGGAGGCCTGTGAACGGCGAGACCCCAAGGGGCTCTACAAGAAGGCGCGGGCCGGACAGATCCCCATGTTCACAGGCATCGACTCGCCTTATGAGGAGCCCGAGTCGCCGGATCTTGTGCTCGATACCGACGAGCAGACCTTAGGAGACTCGGTGCTTCGCTTGCTAGCTGTCGTGCAGGGCCGTCGGAGCGCCTAG